The following are from one region of the Chitinophagales bacterium genome:
- a CDS encoding oxidoreductase: protein MTYQDKIVWITGASSGIGEAVARVFAAEGAHIIISARREKELKRVQAACPDTSRVTVVPLDIADYKNIAGIVTPVIENLGRIDLLFNNAGISQRSLAKDTSLEVYERIMQVNFMGTIAMTKAVLPFMLRQQSGHIAVVTSLTGKFSTPLRTGYAASKHALHGFFDGLRAEVYRDNIAVTIICPGFVKTHVSENALTADGTPQRKMDDAIRTGMDPDYVAKKILRALKMREEEVIIAGREKWGVYIKRFFPSLFSHLIKTAKVT, encoded by the coding sequence ATGACATACCAAGACAAAATCGTATGGATTACGGGAGCTTCCTCAGGGATAGGAGAAGCAGTAGCTCGTGTGTTTGCTGCCGAAGGAGCGCATATCATCATTTCGGCAAGAAGAGAAAAAGAATTGAAACGCGTGCAAGCGGCCTGCCCCGACACCTCCAGAGTGACAGTTGTCCCGCTTGACATAGCGGATTATAAAAATATTGCCGGCATCGTAACACCCGTTATTGAAAACCTGGGCAGGATTGATCTGCTGTTCAACAATGCCGGCATCAGCCAGCGATCCCTGGCAAAGGATACCTCCCTTGAAGTATATGAACGGATTATGCAGGTAAACTTCATGGGCACCATAGCCATGACCAAAGCCGTCTTGCCGTTCATGCTCCGGCAGCAATCCGGACACATAGCCGTGGTCACCAGTCTCACCGGTAAGTTCAGCACGCCCCTGCGCACCGGTTATGCCGCCTCCAAACACGCCCTTCACGGTTTCTTTGACGGATTACGTGCCGAAGTGTATCGGGATAATATAGCCGTAACGATCATCTGTCCGGGATTTGTGAAAACCCATGTTTCGGAAAACGCCCTCACCGCCGATGGCACCCCCCAGCGTAAAATGGATGACGCCATCCGCACCGGCATGGACCCTGATTACGTTGCCAAAAAGATACTGCGTGCTCTCAAAATGAGAGAAGAAGAGGTAATTATCGCTGGTCGGGAAAAATGGGGAGTATATATCAAGCGCTTCTTTCCGAGCCTGTTCTCCCATCTTATAAAAACCGCCAAAGTAACCTGA
- a CDS encoding sulfotransferase — translation MLNQLPEVFAPHPPHILHTFYPLLKIYGNLQEDKNFTRLVEDVCRLVELNPVPWDNLPLERDTIMHRCRHRSLLEVFIRTYELQCEKSRKKVWCCKSMETVYHLHHFEREGHRPFFIYLYRDGRDVAASFRNILIGDKHIYFLANKWKIEQELALLFLQKLPSGAFSIIRYEDFIKEPEKYIREICEKTGVAFDKSVLAYYKSPESRKTALAGRMWENVSRPIIKNNTGKYHDRLTNEEVAIFEGEAGDMLLRLGYNNLGETAEAVPQAGFSISELLAFEEENNRLKREAWKRATPEELAHLKPRQDFIKSLQTQMELLATPDRL, via the coding sequence ATGCTGAATCAGCTGCCGGAAGTCTTTGCGCCTCATCCTCCCCATATCCTGCACACGTTTTATCCGCTATTGAAAATCTATGGCAATCTGCAAGAGGATAAAAATTTTACCAGGCTGGTGGAGGATGTCTGCCGATTGGTGGAACTAAATCCTGTGCCTTGGGATAACCTGCCACTGGAGCGGGATACCATTATGCACCGTTGCCGGCACCGGTCTTTGCTGGAGGTTTTTATCCGCACGTATGAGTTGCAGTGTGAAAAAAGCCGGAAAAAAGTGTGGTGCTGCAAGAGCATGGAAACCGTTTATCATTTGCATCATTTTGAACGGGAGGGACACCGTCCCTTTTTTATATACCTCTATCGCGATGGACGTGATGTGGCCGCTTCATTCAGAAATATTCTTATAGGAGATAAGCACATCTACTTTCTGGCAAACAAATGGAAAATAGAGCAGGAACTGGCGCTCCTATTTCTTCAAAAACTTCCTTCCGGGGCCTTTAGCATCATCCGGTATGAAGATTTCATAAAGGAGCCGGAAAAATACATTCGTGAGATATGTGAAAAAACAGGAGTTGCGTTTGACAAATCGGTCTTAGCCTATTATAAATCTCCTGAATCCAGGAAGACTGCTTTAGCCGGAAGAATGTGGGAAAATGTGTCTCGTCCGATTATAAAAAACAATACGGGTAAATATCATGACCGTCTTACAAATGAAGAAGTGGCCATCTTTGAAGGGGAAGCCGGTGATATGCTGCTCAGGCTTGGTTATAATAATCTTGGGGAAACGGCAGAGGCAGTGCCACAGGCAGGATTTTCAATCAGTGAGTTGCTGGCTTTTGAAGAGGAAAATAACCGTCTTAAGAGAGAGGCCTGGAAAAGGGCTACTCCCGAAGAGCTGGCTCATCTGAAGCCGCGGCAGGACTTTATAAAAAGCTTGCAGACACAGATGGAACTGCTTGCGACACCCGATAGACTATAA
- a CDS encoding hypothetical protein (possible pseudo, frameshifted), producing MAHSITKILIANRSEIAIRIMRTCRKMGIATVAVFSEADKNALFVKHADEGIALGGYAASDSYLNQEKIIAAAKRTGADAIHPGYGFLSENESFARRCEQEGILFIGPNSKAIEAMGDKIRAKEIMQKHGVPVVPGYDGEDQSMETLRKEAKKIGFPVLLKASAGGGGKGMRIVREEKTLEKDIEGAKREALSAFGDDTLLIEKYFDSARHIEFQILGDKHGQVIHLFERECSIQRRYQKIIEESPSPVMTDALREKMAAAALKAAQAIKYDNAGTVEFIVDDKLHFYFLEVNTRLQVEHPVTEMVTGLDLVKLQIEVAQGLPLPLSQNDVKQNGHAVECRLYAEDPYNHFLPATGKVLAYLPDESGCTRYDSGVENGSVIDIHYDPMIAKVITWGNTRSDAIRKMKHALRRDRLAGCCYKQKLPH from the coding sequence ATGGCTCATTCCATCACTAAAATATTAATCGCCAACCGCTCCGAGATCGCCATTCGCATCATGCGAACCTGCCGAAAGATGGGCATCGCAACAGTGGCTGTTTTTTCTGAGGCTGATAAGAATGCCCTTTTTGTAAAACACGCGGATGAAGGCATTGCCCTGGGCGGATATGCAGCAAGTGACTCTTATTTGAATCAGGAAAAAATCATTGCCGCAGCAAAGCGCACCGGGGCAGACGCCATTCACCCGGGCTATGGGTTCCTGTCGGAAAACGAATCCTTCGCCAGGCGATGTGAGCAAGAAGGGATCCTGTTCATCGGCCCTAACTCCAAAGCCATTGAAGCCATGGGCGATAAAATACGGGCGAAAGAAATCATGCAAAAGCATGGGGTGCCGGTGGTGCCCGGCTATGACGGAGAAGATCAGTCCATGGAAACCCTCCGGAAAGAAGCAAAGAAAATCGGGTTTCCTGTTTTGCTGAAAGCCTCAGCCGGGGGCGGTGGCAAAGGCATGCGCATCGTGCGCGAGGAGAAAACGCTGGAAAAAGATATTGAAGGTGCCAAACGCGAGGCACTGAGCGCATTCGGAGATGATACCTTACTGATTGAAAAATATTTTGACAGCGCACGACACATTGAGTTTCAAATTTTAGGCGACAAGCACGGCCAGGTGATACATCTCTTTGAGCGGGAATGCTCCATACAAAGACGCTATCAGAAAATCATAGAGGAATCGCCCAGCCCGGTGATGACCGATGCATTGCGCGAAAAGATGGCTGCAGCCGCCCTGAAAGCAGCCCAGGCAATTAAATATGACAATGCCGGAACTGTAGAGTTCATCGTGGACGATAAACTGCATTTTTATTTTCTGGAAGTGAACACCCGGCTTCAGGTGGAACATCCGGTAACCGAAATGGTCACCGGCCTGGATCTGGTGAAACTGCAGATTGAAGTTGCGCAGGGGCTGCCGCTTCCGCTCAGCCAAAATGACGTGAAGCAAAACGGCCATGCGGTGGAGTGCCGCCTCTATGCGGAAGATCCCTACAACCATTTTCTGCCGGCCACCGGAAAAGTGCTTGCCTACCTTCCCGATGAAAGCGGTTGCACCCGCTACGACAGTGGTGTAGAAAACGGTTCGGTGATTGACATCCACTACGATCCGATGATCGCCAAGGTGATTACCTGGGGCAATACGCGCAGCGATGCCATCCGCAAGATGAAACATGCGCTGCGGAGAGACCGTCTTGCTGGGTGTTGTTACAAACAAAAACTTCCTCATTGA
- a CDS encoding transport permease protein: protein MKTIQVLSARPDSFKTYLLKIWQNRALITTLAKRDLKIKYAQTFFGVLWVMLHPLPSVIIFTFFFDRLIQVDTGPLPYPIFALIGMTGWYFFTNLAFGAGNSLIESQQLLKKLAFPKLILPLSKVLSTGVDFIMSFFITILAMFLFSVYPGYTVVFLPLFILLNIFIGLTLGIWLCAVSFRYRDVHHFLPNVVNFLVWLTPVFYPTTILPEKLHYLMYINPIALVIEGYRFSLTGMALPSPWYALSMIPVLILFLVGITYFRKIEDKIVDYI from the coding sequence ATGAAGACCATTCAGGTTTTATCTGCCCGGCCGGATTCTTTTAAAACTTATCTGCTGAAGATATGGCAAAACAGGGCTCTCATTACCACACTTGCCAAAAGAGACCTGAAAATTAAATACGCCCAGACTTTCTTCGGGGTGCTGTGGGTTATGCTCCACCCGCTACCCTCGGTAATTATTTTTACCTTTTTTTTTGATCGGCTGATACAGGTAGATACCGGTCCGCTGCCTTATCCGATTTTTGCCCTTATTGGCATGACGGGGTGGTATTTCTTTACTAATCTGGCTTTCGGGGCAGGCAATTCTCTCATTGAATCCCAACAGCTGTTAAAAAAGCTTGCCTTTCCGAAGCTGATCCTGCCCCTGTCTAAAGTGCTATCCACCGGGGTGGATTTTATTATGTCCTTCTTTATTACCATCCTGGCAATGTTCCTGTTTTCGGTATATCCGGGCTATACGGTAGTCTTTCTGCCGTTATTTATCCTGCTGAATATCTTTATAGGGCTGACGCTGGGAATATGGCTTTGTGCAGTATCGTTCCGCTATCGCGATGTGCACCATTTTCTGCCCAACGTAGTGAATTTTCTGGTATGGCTCACCCCGGTTTTTTATCCTACTACTATTTTGCCGGAGAAGTTGCATTACCTGATGTACATCAATCCCATCGCTCTGGTGATTGAGGGGTATCGGTTTTCACTCACCGGCATGGCTTTGCCCTCACCCTGGTATGCCTTGTCAATGATTCCGGTGCTAATTTTATTTCTAGTAGGAATTACTTACTTTAGAAAAATTGAAGATAAAATCGTTGATTACATTTAA
- a CDS encoding acetyl-CoA carboxylase carboxyltransferase subunit, protein MRPIKSRINPQSKSFKDNYEKMTALVGELNEKLKESLNQGSEKHLRRAREAGKFSARERIELVLDKDSPFLELLPLAGLGLDGFGPGGTVVTGIGLVSGKLCMINSNVGTKKGGAIDYATLQKSLRTGEIARENRLPMINLVESAGANLPEQEKIFNYGGITFREITRRSKMGLTTISVVFGNATAGGAYIPGMSDYVVMVKKAAKVFLAGPPLVKMATNEITDDESLGGAEMHSRISGVSDYLAQDEPDGIRIAREIMSFLKSPEDAFIPREPVKEPLYNPDEILGIVSPDLKISFDAREIIARIVDGSEFSEFKPEYGPTLVTGFAKIHGYPVGILANNGVLFSESANKGAHFIQLCNRNDTPLIFLQNITGFMVGKKYEEGGIIKNGAKLINAVSNSEVPAITIMMGASYGAGNYAMAGRAYQPRFLFAWPNSRIAVMGSEQLSGVMEIIQRQAAESSGMPYDEEAGRQMREYMIQEVEKKSTAWYSTGNLWDDGVIDPRETRNYLGFCLAVVNQQKVKGTGEFGVFRM, encoded by the coding sequence ATGCGTCCTATAAAATCCAGGATCAACCCCCAGTCAAAATCCTTTAAGGACAATTATGAGAAAATGACGGCTCTCGTTGGGGAACTCAATGAAAAATTAAAAGAGAGCCTGAACCAGGGCAGTGAGAAACATCTCAGGCGCGCCCGGGAAGCCGGAAAATTTTCTGCCCGCGAACGGATTGAACTGGTGTTGGATAAAGACAGCCCTTTTCTGGAACTGTTGCCCCTGGCGGGTCTTGGACTGGACGGCTTCGGGCCCGGTGGAACCGTGGTGACAGGCATCGGCCTGGTAAGCGGCAAACTGTGCATGATCAACTCCAACGTGGGCACCAAAAAAGGCGGAGCCATTGATTACGCCACCCTTCAGAAAAGTCTGCGCACCGGGGAAATCGCCCGCGAAAACCGCCTGCCCATGATTAATCTGGTGGAATCGGCAGGCGCCAACCTGCCTGAGCAGGAAAAGATTTTCAACTACGGAGGCATCACCTTCCGCGAGATCACCAGGCGCTCAAAAATGGGACTCACCACCATCAGCGTAGTGTTTGGAAACGCCACCGCAGGCGGAGCCTATATCCCCGGCATGAGCGATTATGTGGTGATGGTAAAAAAAGCAGCCAAGGTGTTTCTTGCCGGCCCCCCGCTGGTGAAAATGGCTACAAACGAAATCACCGATGACGAAAGCCTGGGAGGAGCAGAAATGCACAGCCGCATCTCTGGCGTCAGCGATTATCTGGCCCAGGACGAACCGGACGGCATCCGCATTGCCCGCGAAATCATGTCGTTCCTGAAAAGCCCTGAAGACGCTTTCATCCCCCGGGAACCTGTCAAGGAACCCTTATACAACCCCGATGAAATACTGGGCATCGTCAGCCCGGACTTGAAAATCTCCTTTGACGCCCGAGAAATCATCGCCCGCATTGTTGACGGCTCTGAATTTTCAGAATTCAAGCCCGAATACGGCCCCACGCTCGTTACCGGCTTTGCAAAGATTCACGGCTATCCGGTGGGCATCCTCGCCAACAACGGTGTGTTGTTTTCTGAATCGGCAAATAAAGGCGCACACTTCATCCAGCTCTGCAACCGCAACGACACGCCTCTCATTTTCCTGCAAAACATCACCGGATTTATGGTGGGTAAAAAGTATGAAGAAGGAGGTATCATCAAAAACGGAGCAAAACTGATTAATGCCGTTTCCAACAGTGAAGTGCCGGCCATCACCATTATGATGGGTGCCTCCTATGGTGCCGGCAACTACGCAATGGCCGGAAGGGCTTACCAGCCGCGGTTTCTGTTCGCATGGCCCAACTCCAGAATTGCCGTAATGGGCTCTGAACAATTGTCGGGTGTGATGGAGATTATTCAGCGCCAGGCAGCAGAAAGCTCCGGCATGCCCTATGATGAAGAAGCCGGCAGGCAGATGCGTGAATATATGATTCAGGAGGTAGAGAAGAAGTCCACTGCATGGTATTCTACCGGCAACCTGTGGGACGATGGGGTGATTGACCCCCGCGAGACAAGAAATTATCTCGGCTTTTGTCTGGCAGTGGTAAACCAACAGAAAGTGAAGGGCACCGGTGAGTTTGGGGTGTTCAGGATGTAA
- a CDS encoding enoyl-CoA hydratase produces the protein MITYTEDQTATFHSQTFAYLLVEEKDHVLTITLNRPEKKNAMNPVMMHEIVYALNYAHYNHDVWVVVIKANGDVFSAGADLKAFAGAADEKKSTIPEPPSQVAIGDAFNHLHKPCIARVHGNVYAGAHLIVCGCTHVIASGNVQFSLPEVKRGIWPMQVMASLAPIMPARQLLDYCMRAKTLSAEEALKLGLVTQVVELSELDNTVQALVEEIKTLSPSAIRLGLKAWDELKSIEPAQQHQFLLGMLQQVLQTEDAAEGLRAFAEKRKPVWKGK, from the coding sequence ATGATTACCTACACCGAGGACCAAACTGCTACTTTCCACTCTCAGACTTTTGCCTATCTGCTGGTGGAAGAAAAAGATCATGTGCTCACCATCACCCTCAATCGGCCGGAAAAAAAGAATGCCATGAATCCGGTGATGATGCACGAGATTGTGTATGCGCTGAACTATGCCCATTACAATCATGATGTTTGGGTAGTAGTGATAAAAGCTAACGGAGACGTTTTTTCTGCAGGTGCTGATTTGAAAGCGTTTGCCGGAGCCGCGGACGAAAAGAAATCAACCATCCCTGAACCTCCGTCACAAGTGGCAATCGGAGATGCCTTTAATCATCTGCATAAACCATGTATTGCCCGCGTGCATGGCAATGTATATGCCGGAGCACATCTTATCGTGTGCGGCTGCACCCATGTAATAGCATCCGGCAACGTGCAGTTCAGCCTTCCTGAAGTGAAACGGGGTATCTGGCCTATGCAGGTGATGGCCAGCCTGGCGCCCATCATGCCTGCCCGCCAGCTGCTGGATTATTGCATGCGTGCCAAAACGTTATCGGCTGAAGAAGCGCTGAAGCTCGGCCTGGTCACGCAGGTAGTGGAGCTTTCCGAGCTGGATAACACGGTGCAGGCGCTCGTGGAAGAAATAAAAACGCTTTCTCCGTCTGCCATTCGCCTGGGGCTAAAAGCCTGGGACGAGCTGAAAAGTATTGAACCTGCGCAACAGCATCAGTTCCTGCTCGGTATGCTGCAACAGGTGCTTCAGACTGAGGATGCCGCAGAAGGATTGCGGGCTTTTGCGGAAAAGCGAAAGCCGGTGTGGAAAGGGAAATGA
- a CDS encoding ribonucleoside-diphosphate reductase, adenosylcobalamin-dependent — protein sequence MIEEAVQKVKNSPKDVSQQQTQQPTLKAYPYQEVLKHTVQYFGGDELAANVWINKYALKDSQGNIYELTPDDMHRRLARELARIEKKYPNPMSESQIYELLREFKYVIPQGGPMSGIGNNFQIASLSNCFVIGGGEADSYGGIMKTDEEQVQLMKRRGGVGHDLSHIRPSGSPVMNSALTSTGIVPFMERFSNSTREVAQDGRRGALMLTLSIRHPDAEKFIDAKLDGTKVTGANISVRVDDAFMQAAISGTTYRQQFPVESDNPKIVREIDAAALWKKIIHNAWKSAEPGVIFWDTVIRESIPDCYADLGFKTISTNPCGEIPLCPYDSCRLVAINLYSYVENPFTPEASFNFELFRRHVAMAQRIMDDIVDLELEKIQQILDKIDSDPEEEEFKLTERNLWLKIRQKCIEGRRTGLGITAEGDMLAALGLTYGTDKALEFSVQVHKTLALAAYGSSVQMAKERGPFKIFDAQREKNNPFLLRLKNEDKDLYRDMQKYGRRNIALLTIAPTGTTSLMTQTTSGIEPVFMVSYKRRRKVNPNDKNVRVDFVDQVGDAWEEYRVFHHKFITWLEKNNYDPDVVASLDEKELNAIIKKSPYYKATARDVDWVNKVKMQGAIQKWVDHSISVTVNVPEDISEELVAEIYVTGWKSGCKGITVYREGSRSGVLVADTKKEENEFTETRAPKRPRVLEADIVRFMNNNEKWIAVIGLYKGRPYEIFTGKTEDSFLLPNYVTKGWVIKNKNGQGKSRYDFQYEDRDGYKVTIEGLSRSFDKEFWNYAKLISGVLRHGMPLPYVIDMVEHLNLNDASLNTWKNGVVRALKKYLPPDAEPDDKTCPQCGQESLAYSEGCLTCKSCGHSKCS from the coding sequence ATGATTGAAGAAGCAGTGCAAAAAGTTAAAAATTCCCCGAAAGACGTTAGCCAGCAGCAAACACAGCAGCCAACCTTAAAGGCCTACCCCTATCAGGAGGTCCTCAAACATACTGTTCAGTATTTCGGGGGAGATGAGCTGGCTGCCAACGTATGGATAAACAAATATGCGCTGAAAGATTCGCAGGGAAATATTTATGAGCTTACTCCCGATGATATGCACCGCAGGCTTGCCCGCGAGCTGGCGCGGATTGAAAAGAAATATCCCAATCCCATGTCTGAAAGCCAGATATACGAGCTGTTGCGGGAGTTTAAATATGTCATTCCCCAGGGTGGCCCCATGTCCGGTATCGGCAACAACTTTCAGATAGCCTCTCTGTCCAACTGCTTTGTGATAGGAGGAGGGGAAGCGGATTCCTACGGGGGAATCATGAAAACCGATGAAGAGCAGGTACAGCTCATGAAACGCAGGGGCGGGGTAGGCCATGACCTTTCCCACATCCGTCCTTCCGGCAGCCCGGTGATGAATAGTGCTCTTACCTCTACGGGTATTGTGCCTTTCATGGAACGCTTTTCCAATTCCACCCGTGAAGTAGCCCAGGATGGCCGCAGGGGCGCCCTCATGCTGACTTTATCCATTCGGCATCCGGACGCAGAAAAATTCATTGATGCTAAACTGGATGGTACGAAGGTTACCGGAGCTAATATTTCGGTGCGCGTGGATGATGCGTTCATGCAGGCAGCCATCAGCGGAACAACATATCGCCAGCAGTTCCCGGTAGAATCAGATAATCCCAAAATCGTAAGAGAAATTGATGCCGCTGCCTTATGGAAGAAAATCATCCATAATGCCTGGAAATCAGCAGAACCCGGTGTCATATTCTGGGATACGGTTATCCGGGAATCCATTCCTGACTGCTATGCAGACCTGGGCTTTAAAACCATTTCCACAAATCCATGCGGAGAAATTCCGCTTTGCCCCTATGATAGCTGTCGTCTGGTAGCAATCAATCTCTACAGTTACGTGGAAAATCCCTTTACTCCGGAGGCGTCCTTCAACTTTGAGCTATTCCGCAGGCATGTGGCTATGGCGCAGCGCATAATGGACGATATAGTGGATCTGGAGCTGGAAAAAATACAGCAGATACTGGATAAAATTGATTCCGACCCGGAAGAGGAAGAATTTAAACTTACCGAACGCAACCTCTGGCTGAAAATACGGCAAAAATGCATAGAAGGCAGACGTACCGGACTGGGTATCACGGCCGAAGGAGATATGCTTGCCGCTTTAGGGCTCACCTATGGCACCGATAAAGCTCTGGAATTCTCAGTGCAGGTGCATAAAACCCTTGCTCTTGCCGCCTATGGCAGTTCGGTTCAGATGGCTAAAGAACGCGGACCATTCAAGATCTTTGATGCCCAGCGTGAGAAGAACAATCCTTTCCTGTTACGTTTGAAAAACGAAGATAAAGATCTGTATCGCGACATGCAGAAATACGGCAGGCGCAATATCGCCCTGCTGACCATTGCCCCCACCGGCACCACCAGCCTGATGACTCAGACCACCTCCGGCATTGAGCCGGTCTTTATGGTATCCTACAAACGCAGAAGAAAAGTCAATCCCAATGATAAAAACGTGCGCGTAGATTTTGTTGACCAGGTGGGTGATGCATGGGAAGAATACCGGGTGTTTCATCATAAGTTCATCACATGGCTGGAAAAGAACAACTATGATCCGGACGTGGTCGCTTCTTTGGATGAAAAGGAACTGAATGCAATTATTAAGAAATCACCCTACTATAAAGCCACAGCCCGGGATGTAGACTGGGTAAATAAAGTGAAAATGCAGGGCGCCATACAGAAATGGGTGGATCACAGCATCAGTGTCACGGTAAATGTACCTGAAGATATTTCAGAGGAGCTTGTAGCTGAAATTTACGTTACCGGATGGAAGAGCGGATGTAAAGGCATCACGGTGTATCGCGAAGGCTCCCGCTCGGGTGTGCTGGTGGCCGATACGAAAAAAGAAGAAAATGAATTTACCGAAACCCGGGCTCCCAAACGCCCCAGAGTGCTGGAAGCCGATATCGTCAGGTTTATGAACAACAACGAAAAATGGATTGCCGTGATTGGACTCTACAAAGGCAGACCTTACGAAATCTTTACCGGTAAAACCGAAGACTCCTTCTTACTGCCCAACTATGTCACAAAAGGTTGGGTGATCAAAAACAAAAACGGCCAGGGCAAGAGCCGCTATGATTTTCAGTATGAAGACCGTGACGGCTATAAAGTGACCATTGAAGGATTGTCCCGCTCTTTTGATAAGGAGTTCTGGAACTATGCCAAGCTTATATCGGGAGTTTTGCGCCACGGCATGCCATTGCCCTATGTAATAGATATGGTAGAGCATCTGAATCTGAATGATGCCTCGCTCAATACCTGGAAAAACGGGGTGGTCAGGGCGCTGAAAAAATATCTGCCTCCTGATGCAGAGCCCGATGACAAAACGTGTCCCCAGTGCGGTCAGGAATCCCTGGCTTATTCGGAAGGATGCCTTACCTGTAAGAGCTGCGGGCACTCCAAATGCAGCTGA
- a CDS encoding hypothetical protein (possible pseudo, frameshifted) translates to MRCGETVLLGVVTNKNFLIDILDHPDFTSGKFSTHFIQQHPELTSRKAPAEKSLHHAAIAATLWMWHQRETDRVLLKHLPSGWRNNFYKMQEEKFAVQDQEITVLYRKLSEGFHMKIADKEYFAELFQATGNRITCEMEGHRKTFIIAQSAETLFIHDDGTGSVMLKMLPRFPEAEAEKVKGGYIAPMPGEVVKVLVQPGDKVKAGDPLVILSSMKMENTIEAHEEGIVEEVYVEPKQFVEAEMMLVKINSK, encoded by the coding sequence ATGCGCTGCGGAGAGACCGTCTTGCTGGGTGTTGTTACAAACAAAAACTTCCTCATTGATATTCTGGATCACCCGGATTTCACTTCAGGAAAATTCAGCACACATTTTATCCAACAACATCCGGAGCTCACAAGCCGTAAGGCGCCTGCTGAAAAAAGCCTCCATCACGCAGCCATAGCCGCCACACTCTGGATGTGGCATCAGCGGGAAACTGATAGGGTACTGTTAAAGCATCTTCCCTCTGGCTGGCGTAACAATTTTTATAAAATGCAGGAAGAAAAATTTGCGGTACAGGATCAGGAAATAACAGTACTTTACAGGAAGCTCTCAGAAGGTTTCCACATGAAAATTGCGGATAAAGAATATTTCGCTGAACTGTTTCAGGCAACAGGTAATCGTATTACCTGCGAAATGGAAGGCCATCGCAAAACTTTCATTATTGCGCAATCAGCGGAAACTCTTTTCATCCATGATGATGGAACGGGAAGCGTAATGCTGAAAATGCTCCCGCGCTTCCCCGAAGCAGAAGCCGAGAAAGTGAAAGGCGGCTATATTGCACCAATGCCGGGCGAAGTGGTGAAAGTGCTGGTGCAGCCCGGTGATAAGGTAAAGGCCGGAGACCCGCTGGTGATTCTCAGCTCGATGAAAATGGAAAATACCATTGAAGCCCATGAAGAAGGCATAGTGGAAGAGGTTTATGTAGAGCCCAAACAATTTGTGGAAGCGGAAATGATGCTTGTTAAAATAAATTCAAAATAG
- a CDS encoding epoxide hydrolase: protein MRDFEHHYAQVNGIRLHYVAAGNGPLVILLHGFPEFWYAWHKQLPALARHFRVIAPDLRGYGDSDKPKAISNYSAKVIARDIVELIHALGETKAHIVGHDWGGAIAYMMAQHFPQSVSKLIVLNCPLPQLLLKSFFTNFSQLKKSWYMFFFQLPQLPERYIGKDLRTFFYRGLRGWAHNKEAFTKEDIEEYVKAYQKPYAITGAVNYYRAAFRDGLKKEIRSITPIQADTLVIWGEDDKALGKELTYGMEKHFQNHFEIKYIPDCSHWVQHEYPDKVNQLILNFIKKETAS from the coding sequence GTGAGGGATTTTGAACATCACTATGCGCAGGTAAACGGCATCCGGCTGCATTACGTAGCTGCCGGAAACGGACCGCTGGTCATTCTGCTCCACGGATTTCCGGAATTCTGGTATGCCTGGCATAAGCAGCTCCCTGCGCTTGCCCGGCACTTCCGTGTCATCGCACCAGACTTGCGCGGCTATGGCGACAGTGATAAGCCGAAGGCAATCAGCAACTACTCCGCTAAGGTGATTGCCCGGGATATCGTTGAGCTCATCCATGCTTTGGGAGAAACCAAGGCGCATATTGTGGGTCATGACTGGGGCGGAGCTATCGCCTATATGATGGCTCAGCATTTCCCTCAATCTGTCAGCAAACTCATTGTATTGAATTGCCCGCTGCCGCAGTTATTGCTGAAAAGCTTTTTTACCAATTTCAGCCAGCTCAAAAAGAGCTGGTACATGTTTTTCTTTCAGCTGCCTCAGCTTCCGGAACGGTATATCGGTAAAGATCTGCGGACGTTTTTTTACCGCGGGCTCCGGGGATGGGCGCATAACAAGGAAGCCTTCACCAAAGAAGATATTGAAGAATACGTAAAGGCCTATCAGAAGCCCTATGCCATCACCGGGGCTGTCAACTACTACCGGGCTGCGTTTCGTGACGGCCTGAAAAAAGAAATCCGAAGCATTACCCCTATACAGGCCGACACACTGGTAATCTGGGGTGAAGATGATAAAGCGCTGGGAAAAGAACTAACCTATGGAATGGAAAAGCATTTCCAAAACCATTTTGAGATAAAATATATTCCCGATTGCAGCCACTGGGTGCAGCATGAATATCCCGATAAGGTGAATCAACTTATACTGAATTTTATCAAAAAAGAAACGGCCTCATAA